The genomic region AGAAGAAGTAGAAGAAGAAGTTGAAAACAATGAAGCTTTGATCCAACCAACCATTTTGGTTCCAATAATAGAAGAAAATGAAGAAGTGGAAGTGGAACCTGTAGATGACCTGTTAGATCAACAGGTTGAAGAAGAAATAATAGAAAAAGAAGATTTGGAAGTAGAAGAGGAGCCTGTTATAGACGAACAACCTGTAATGGAATCTATTATCTTTGAACAAGAACAAAAAGAAGAATCACAGGATAGCACCTTTATTAGAAAATTAAAAGGTGGATTTAAAGCGGATGCTATTGTTAATGAACCTATCATCGTAGTCCCACCAGTAACTGATGTTACAATGACAAGTGATGTTCAAGAAGAAGTAATACAGGAAGTAGAACTAACAGAAGAAAAACCTTTCTCTTATGAGAGTGATGATGATGTAGAAATCAATCTATATCAAGAAGAACATACTACTTCTATTTTACCAGAAGAGTTTAAAACAGAAGCGTTACAAATGAATGCCTTAATGGATCAAATAAATAATGTAGAAGCTAAGTTAGTAGAAATTGATAAAGAGCCTTTAGAAGAAATAGAGATCAAAGAATCTAGTGAAGATAAGAAAAAAACACATAAAGCAATATTAGCCATATATGCTGTTATGACTTCTTTTGTTGCTAGTGTTATCCTTGTAGGAGGAGCTATGTTAACATATATGTTCTTTGGTGATTTATTAGCGTCAGATTTTATAGTAATTAATATTATGTTCTCTGGAATTATGTTTATTGTTTCAGGAATATCAGGAATATTAGAAATGTTTGTCCAACTAGCTTGTATGGTATTTCCAACATTAGGAACGTCTACTGTTATTTTAGCAGGAAATGAAATTCTATCCGCATTAGCGATACAAGTTTTCTGGTTTGTTTTCTTTTTTACAGTACTAATCTTATTTATACGAGCAATTGTCAGTTATTTAATGGCAGAATAAAAAGTAGTGGATGAAATTCCACTACTTTTTTAAACAATTAAAAAGTCACTAATTTTTAAAATAGTGACTTTATTACTATAATTTTATAATCGATAATTAATATAAGCATGCATAATCGCAATCACAGTCTTGGCATCCATAATAGTACCATCAATTACTTTACGATAAGCTTCTAATATATCTAACTCAATGACTTTGATATTTTCATCCTCATCTCCTGGAGCAGGATTATCTACTTTAAAAATATTTTTAGCCTCACAGATATGCAATAACTCATCACAATATCCAGGTGTAGGATATATTTTAGTAATAGGAACTAGTTTTAAAGAACTGTATCCAGTTTCTTCTTCTAATTCTCTTGATGCACATGATTCTACATCTTCACCAGGTTCTAATTTCCCAGCTGGTATTTCTAATGTATTGCAAGCGTAAGGGTAACGATACTGTTCCACTAGTAAAATCTTATCATGATTTAAAGCGAGTATCCCAACACCACCATGATGACGTACGACTTCACGAGTAGTTATCTTTCCAGTTGCTGTTTCTATTTCATCTTTATAAACTTTGATTATGCGACCTTCAAAAATCAATTCACTTTTTAATTGTTTTTCCATCTTCATTGCCCCCTTTAATTATTATAACAAATGATGTTATAAATGTTTACATATATTTCATAATATGTGTAATTTGATGCGAAAATTGTAGTTCTTTGATTTTGTAAATAGAAATGGTATACTAAATGCAATGGGAGAAATTATTATGTTAAAAAAACACTTATTTTTAATGAAACCAAATAATCAACAAACAAACATAACTGCAATTATTGATAAAGTAATGGAAACATATGATTATCAAATAATCATTACTAAATCAAAAGAACATTTAATGGAAATAATAGAAATAAATAAGCAATCAAATATGCGTATTTATGCTATTGGAGGAGATGGTTTTATCCATTATTTAATCCAAAACATGATTTATACAAACTTGGAACTTGTTGTTCTTGCTAATGGAACAGGTAATGATTTTATACGTAGTTTAGAAGCATCAAATAATATTAAAACAGCACTTGAAAATAGTTTAAAACAAGAAAGCCAATTCATGGATATTATAAAAGCAAATGATACCTATCTTATTAATTCTTTTTGTTTTGGAATTGATAGTGAAACTGCAGCCTATGTTCATCGTTATAAAAAAATACCACTTATGCCTAGTAGCTTACAATATGGTTATGTCTTATTAAGACGTTTAATGCATTATAAATTTTATCCAATAA from Tannockella kyphosi harbors:
- a CDS encoding HAD family hydrolase — translated: MLYEKKKSGDMLVILTLDGGMLDLNRLRFNYLKNIFKEHGKEVSVNTFVQGIGDYRTMYQAFSNTPLELNNEIENDLYAYSKLKPELKKVGVEELLHFFKQREIKVAVISTHSTKRAVQYLQLTNLYNKVDFVIGNDGTAPFPNKETLQLICHSMEVGVENTLLVANFSSMVKAANDAFIQIAYLHDLGEYEPVHAITPFEVVKNNLGVINVILFSKYDSIDMYSTILGLNGNMNARQLTSVYEQLLKDYANDEQLLTLIERVYTHYYTKLPKPEIITKEPVIQEPIIEVADLQEEQEVIEIKEEVEEVEEVEEEVENNEALIQPTILVPIIEENEEVEVEPVDDLLDQQVEEEIIEKEDLEVEEEPVIDEQPVMESIIFEQEQKEESQDSTFIRKLKGGFKADAIVNEPIIVVPPVTDVTMTSDVQEEVIQEVELTEEKPFSYESDDDVEINLYQEEHTTSILPEEFKTEALQMNALMDQINNVEAKLVEIDKEPLEEIEIKESSEDKKKTHKAILAIYAVMTSFVASVILVGGAMLTYMFFGDLLASDFIVINIMFSGIMFIVSGISGILEMFVQLACMVFPTLGTSTVILAGNEILSALAIQVFWFVFFFTVLILFIRAIVSYLMAE
- a CDS encoding NUDIX hydrolase — encoded protein: MEKQLKSELIFEGRIIKVYKDEIETATGKITTREVVRHHGGVGILALNHDKILLVEQYRYPYACNTLEIPAGKLEPGEDVESCASRELEEETGYSSLKLVPITKIYPTPGYCDELLHICEAKNIFKVDNPAPGDEDENIKVIELDILEAYRKVIDGTIMDAKTVIAIMHAYINYRL
- a CDS encoding diacylglycerol/lipid kinase family protein, which produces MLKKHLFLMKPNNQQTNITAIIDKVMETYDYQIIITKSKEHLMEIIEINKQSNMRIYAIGGDGFIHYLIQNMIYTNLELVVLANGTGNDFIRSLEASNNIKTALENSLKQESQFMDIIKANDTYLINSFCFGIDSETAAYVHRYKKIPLMPSSLQYGYVLLRRLMHYKFYPIKVHNDTFAYQEPILIGAICNGKYYGGGFNICPDALLDDGYFDITLIKGIHRLSVPRHLFLIAIGKLNKSNSVTMTKQKEIIVHSKSEVNMDGEVYPAGEYHLTLIPKGIYIVKG